DNA sequence from the Candidatus Sysuiplasma acidicola genome:
GATTATCGCGGAAGCGGAGCCGCCGCCGGGTGTGGGCGCGGACGACGCAAGCTCTTTGATGAATTCAGAGATCTTTTTGTCGGAGTACGAAGTCATTTCCGCCCTCCTTCTGTCATGATATCAAGCAGCCTGGACTCTATCACCTGATTTGAATCAAACTCCATCAGCTTAAGTTTTTGCACTCCAATCTGTATGAATTCAGAGGCCGGAACCATTCCCACGACTTCACTCCCGGCCACTGTAACGCCTTCCAGCGTCGCCTCTTCCGCCACGCGTGCGTAAACCTCGCTCATTCCAGTCTTTGAAAGGTCCGTCAGGTTGATTGATACCTGTGCCATGTCTTTCTCCTTTATCAGGAAACCGAGTGCCTTGACCCCCGGCAGTCCTCCATCTCTCTCCCTAATCTTTTTCGCTATTCTCTTCGCCACCGAAACGTCCGGAGTATTGAGGTATATGTTATAGGCAACCAGGAGCGGCCTTGCGCCCACGACAGTCGCACCTGCAGTCGGATGAAGTGCGGGTCCGCCGAAATCCGGTTTTCTCCCGGCGTCCATAAGAACCGCTTCTTTGAGTCCCTCATATTCGCCTTTCCTGATGTCGGAAAGATTCTTACGTTCCGGTCTTCTGGCAGAGCGCTCATAGAGATATGTGGGTATTCCCAGCTCGTCCGATATCCTTTTCGCTATTTCCACAGAGAGAGCCACACATTCCTCCATGCTTGTTCCTGCAAGGGGTATGAGCGGCACCACATCTGTCGCTCCTATTCTGGGATGCTCCCCTTTGTGCCTGTTCATGTCAATGAGTTCGGAAGCCTTTCTGGCGGCTGCAAACGCGGCCTCCGCGACGGGTGAGGGCGTGCCTGCGAATGTGAGCACACTCCTGTTGTGTGATGCGTCCAGCTCGGAGCCTAGAAACATGATGCCTTCGATGCTCCTGACAGCATCGCATATCTGCTTCACGATGCCGGCGTCTCTGCCTTCGCTGAAATTCGGAACACACTCTATCAGTTTGGCCAATTGAGCACCTTTCCGCTCCTCACGCCCTGAAACGAGCTTTCCCTCTCCGTTATCGTCATCGTCTGATCCCTGCTACCGTCTCTTCCGCCTTCCAGGCAATGGGTTCAACTGAAACTGATGAGATTGAAAGTATTTTGTTCCTGACATTTGAAACAAGCCGTCTGACATCATCGCTCCGGTACTGCTCGATTTCCCCTTTGTCCGCAAGTGCCGTGGCTGCCGGATCAAAAGGAAGTCTTCCGAGGAGTTCAAGTTTTGCCAGCATCGCCGTTTCACTGCCGTCGTCGTGCGGATACAGGTTCACCTCTTCACCGCAGTGTGGACATTTCAGATAACTCATGTTCTCCACGAGGCCAAGGACCGGTATCTTCGTGACCCTGGCCATGTCCAGCGCCTTTTCTACAATCATATGCGCAAGCGATTGTGGCGTCGTCACCACTATCACGCCGTCAAGCGGTATGGACTGGAATACGGTCAGCTGCGCGTCGCTCGTTCCCGGAGGAAGGTCAAGCAGCAGAAAATGCAAATCTCCCCAGTCAGTCTGCGAGTACATCTGGTTTATGGCTCTTGTCACCAGCGGTCCCCGCCAGACGACAGCCTGCGTCTGTTTCTCCAGTATCAGATTCATGGAGATGAGTTTGATGCCTGCCGCTGTCTTAGCCGGTATCAGCATTTTCTCCGTTGCTGCCGCCCTTCCATGCACGCCCATAATCTTGGCCATGCTGGGGCCTGTTATGTCTGCATCGAGTATGCCAACGCTGAAGCCCTCTCTGGTCAGTTCACTGGCTATCACGGCTGTCGTGAGCGACTTCCCCACGCCTCCCTTGCCTGAAATTACGGCTATGACATGCTGGATGCCCATTTTACCATATCTGAAAATGCCGGGTGCAACTTCAGTGGCTCCCTCAGGTTTCTTCTGGTTTCTCCTCTTTCTCAATTCCTCCGAAAGCGCAAACTGTTCCTCTTTCGTCATGACTCCGAGCTTTAACTCGACCTCCTCCAGTCCGGGCACATTTTTCAGAACTGTCCTCACGTCTGATTCGATGGTCTTCTGAAGCGGACAGCCCTGCACGGTCAGCGCGATGTCTACGCTCACCTTGGTCCCCTCAATCCGGACGCCCCTGACCATGTTGAGTTCCACTATGCTTATTCCTATCTCAGGATCCATGACCGGCCTGAGTGCCTCTATTATCTGTTTTTCATCCAATGTCGGACTCTCCACATATTTTCTGTTGGCGCTTGCGGGAAACTACTATCGTCGCAACATTATTAACACTTGCCCGAATGATTACTGCGGCCAGGGGCATTCAAACTGGCGTACGCTGGCACACTTCTCTCATCGTTTCATGATGTCCAGCACTGCGATTCTCTCAATCACCGCGTCTGTCACGTCCACACCCCATTTTACACCGAGTTCAACGGCATTCTCCCGCTTGCTTTCGGAGACATCCATCAACGTGTCATCCCTGCCCAGCTTCATGCGCGCCAGCATGCTTTCCAGCAGCACGGCATCCATTGCCGGCACTATGAGCATAACAATTCCCCGCTGAGACGTGACTTTCATTTTCTCTATGGCCCTGGTAATCTGTGTCTCACAGGCAGCGTACATCATGAATTCGGTCATGAGGTCATCAGACCTGTTGCTCCCCCTTGAAAAAGCCCTGGCGGCATGCATGTATGCTGCCATCATGTGCTCGGCGCCGAATACCATGTCAGATCGCACCGGCTGAACCGCGTACCCCTCCTTCCTGAAGGTGTTTATGATTTCGACGGGATCCGCCTTTTGCCTGTTACATCCTATCAACGTCACGTCCAGCACACTGGGAGGGAGATTCGCACTACTCACGGAAGAACCAATCCTCCGGAATTTCCTCCTTCTGTTCAACGACGGGCTTCCTTGCCTTCTTTGACTGCTTTATGATATTCTCAGCTATGTTTTTTCCTATGCCAGGCACGAGCGAAAGCTTTCCGACGTCCGCGGCTGATATATCCCTTCTTGTTCGGAAATTGTGCGTGTACAGTGCAAGCGCCCTCGTCCTTCCGATGTCTTTGAGCGACGCAAGGTCCAGCAGCCTTTCGCTCACACCTTTTTCCAGCCTCCTCGCAAGCATTTCGATGCTCCGCTTCGCGTCTGATGACAGCAGAGAAGCGAGTTCAGCCGCGCTTGAGACGAGCCACGACGCCGTGTCGGCCTTGTTTCTCAAATCTCCGGGATAAATGTTGTATCTCTGGAGAATCGTCTCCTCCCTTTCCTCTCCAATCCAGTCGAGCAGCATCAGCGCCGTTTTCAACTGTGAAAGATATAGCCCGGTGTCCTCAGCGTCCTCTATGCTCTGCAGAAGTTCTTTCTTTCTTCCCTCGGCGATTTCATCATACGTTACAGTCTCCGAGGTCCTGCAGAAGAGGGGTATCATGTCGGGCGTGGAGCACACAGAATGAAGGAAACCGAGTTCTTTGCCGGTCCCGAACCTGTTTATGGCTTCTTTAATTATCACAGCCGATTTAGGGTCTATGTACAGGTCAGAGACTCTCTTGCCGAACACGGTAGCTCTCAGTCTGCCTCCCTCTTTCACTACCATTCCATTTTCTTCAAGATAGTTCAGCGCGGTCTCCACCCCATCCAGAAGGGGTTCAAGATCGTTGACAAAAGCGAAGAAACTGAGGGAAAAGAAATGCCTGAGTTCCTCCTCCGATGCTGCAAGCCTCGTAGCAACGGCGCTAAGCACGTTGTTTCTGAGTGCCTTCTCGTTTCCAATCTGAGAATTTACGCTCTCAACTTCACCGAGAAGATATTCATCGAGTATGAGTGAGGCCTGTTCCCTGGTCCTTGAGATTATTATGGCTTCCCCGTAATCGTCATATTTCGGTCTTCCGGCCCTCCCCAGCATCTGTTTTATCTCCATAACAGGTATCAGCGTGTTTCCCAGCTGGGAGTCGTATCTGTAGATGTCTCTGATTATCACAGTCCTTGCAGGCAGATTGATGCCGGCGGCAAGTGTCGGTGTTGCAACGAGACATTTTATTTTTCCATTCTTGAACATGCTCTCGACCTTTGTGCGCTGCTTTCCGGTGAGGCCTGCATGATGAAATGCGATGCCTGATTTCAGCGATGCGGAAAGCATATTCGAGACCTCGGTAGCCTCCTCTTCGTCATCATCAGACTCTGTGTCTTCGCCCAGCTCTGTTCCTTCTGCTTTGAGCCTCTTCGACATCATCCCTCTGTACTTCAGCGCCGTCGTTTCCGTGCTCTTTCTCGTGTTGACAAATACAAGAGCCTGGCCATCTGTTTTCGTCGCATCCTTTATGAGTGCCCACAGGTGGTCGTCGTCAACTTCAAGACTTCTCCTCTCATTATTCGTGAAGAATATCTCGCCGTCGCAGTATGTGCCATATTTCAGATTCACGGGCCTCCAGTCGCTGGTTACGTGCACAGCTTCGAGCCAGTCTGCAATCTCCTTTGAATTCTTGATTGTGGCACTGAGGCCGACCACCTGTATGTTCGGCACCAGTTTCCGCAGACGCGCAATTACCATTTCCAGCGTCGGTCCTCTTTCCGCGTCGTTCATCAGGTGTATCTCATCAACGACCAGGACGGACAGTTCCCTGATCCAGGTGGAGTTGTGTCTCAGGAGTGAATCTGCCTTTTCACTCGTCGCTACGATGATGTCGAATTTTTGCAGACTCTCCCCCTTCGAATCGAAATCGCCGGTTGAAACTGCCACTTTGGCGCCTATTTTTTCATACTTTTTCAGATCCTCATGTTTTTCAGTGGCAAGGGCCCTCAGCGGCACAATGTACATGCCCTTGTGCCCCTGTTTGAATGCCCTGAGCAGGGCGATGTATCCAATCAGTGATTTGCCGCTCGCGGTCGGCACCGCCGCCACCAGATTCTTCCCCTGAATCACGTGCGGCAGGGTTGAAATCTGGGTGGGATAAAGAGCCGTGATGCCGTCGGAACGAAGTATTTCGGCTATATCTGCATCGATTCCTATTTCTTCGGGGGTGACTACTTCTGGCTCCATTTTACTGACCTCAGTTTATCCGATCGCGGCCAATCATTCAAACGCAGGTAATGTTCCATTCGTCTGAAGGTTTGCTCCTCATTGTACGGGCGGAGTCCGCGGCACGCGCAGATGCAGGTCATCGGCTAGTTCGATGTGCGCCATACTGCACGAGTCATGGCAATATTCCTCACGATATAATCGTGATGTGATGAATGCGAGACCATGTCGCACAGTTGATGCCTCCTCCGCGTGTTTATGCTTCACAGCTAACCACTGCTTTGGTATATCACGATTGTTGCATATGGCTCTGTACCGGAGCGCGCTTAGTACAGTCGCAACCTCTTTTTGCCAGCATATTGTTTCGCACCGCGTGACAAAACGTGCGATTTATTCTTTGCTGCACTCATCCCAAAAACCTTATTTAGCAAGGAAAACTACAAATGGTGTAGAGCTGAACTCATTTGTCAGATGGTGAATTACAGACTAAAGAGCCTGTTGAGGGAATCGAAGACGCAGACACATGGATTGTTTCCCAGAATTTTTCATCCACGGCAGAAATAAGCATACCTACCCGCCAGTCGGATCAGGTCATCGGTCAGGATGAAGCCGTTCGTGTTGTCAGGAAGGCTTCGGAGCAGAAAAGACATGTTATGCTTATCGGAGAACCCGGAACAGGCAAGTCCATGCTTGCGAGTTCAATGGTTGAGTTCCTGCCAAGAGGCGAGCTGCAGGATATTATCGCATATCACAACCCGGACGATCCAAATGAACCGAAGATAAGGATCATACCGGCGGGCAAAGGGAAGGAAATTGTTAATGCCCAGCGTGCAGAAATGATGCAGAGGAGACAGCAGAAAGCATCTGTTTACTGGATGCTTGTTCTCATGATTGTCATCGCATCCATTGCAGTTTTCATATACAACCACGATCCGTCCATCCTGCTCTTTGGAATAATCGCCGCGATTTTCATCTGGTTTTTCACACGCTATACCGGTCAGAGGCAGGAGAGCATCATGGTCCCGAAACTGCTGGTTTCGCACAGCCCTGATGATTTGCCTCCATTTGTAGACGCGACCGGCGCCCACGCGGGTGCGCTGCTCGGGGACGTGAAACACGATCCATTCCAGAGCGGCGGGCTGGAAACGCCGGCTCATGAAAGACTCGAAGTGGGTGCGATACACAAGGCAAACAAGGGCGTTCTGTTCATCGATGAGATAAACCTGCTCAGGATGGAGTCGCAGCAGAGCCTTCTCACGGCAATGCAGGAAGGCCGTTTCTCCATTCTGGGACAGAGTGAAAGGAGTTCCGGTGCGATGGTGAAGAGCGAGCCAGTACCGTGCGACTTCATACTTGTCGCTGCAGGAAATCTGGATGCGCTGCAGGGAATGCATCCTGCATTGAGGTCCAGAGTGAGGGGATACGGCTACGAAGTGTACATGAACACCACCATGCCGGACAACACGCTCAACAGGCAGAAATTAGTCAGATTCGTTGCTCAGGAAGTCGTCAAAGACAAGAAAATCTCACACTTTGATAAATTCGCGGTTGCAGAAATAATCAAGGAAGCACAGAGGAGAGCGGGGAGGAAGGGCAGACTTACACTGAGGCTGAGGGAACTGGGCGGTCTCGTCCGGGTGGCTGGAGACATAGCGCGGGAGGAGGGATCGGACACAGTCCACCGCGAGCATGTGCTCAAGGCAAAGGCAATCGCCCGATCCCTTGAGCAGCAGGTGGCGGACAGGTATATCCAGAGGAGAAAAGAATATAATTCAATCACTACCGCCGGCGGTCTGGTTGGTACTGTGAACGGTCTGGCGGCGCTCGGCGGGGAATCGGGCATCTCCGAATTATCCGGCATAGTGCTGCCGATCGTTGCGGAAGTTACTCCGGCGCATACCAGATCGGGCGGGCGCGTCATAGCCACCGGAAAGCTGGGCGACATTGCAAAGGAAGCGGTTGACAATGTGTCTGCCATAATCAAGAAATACTCTGGCGAAGACATAAGCAATCACGACATTCACATACAGTTCATAGGCACATACGAGGGCGTCGAAGGCGACAGCGCATCGGTCTCGATTGCAACTGCTGTCATTTCCGCCTTTGAAGGCATACCCGTGAATCAGTCCATCGCCATGACCGGGAGCCTCAGCGTGCGCGGATTCGTGCTGCCTGTCGGAGGCGTGACGGCCAAGACAGAGGCGGCTGCAGAGACCGGCCTGATTGAGGTAATTCTTCCGGAGGACAATCTCGGGGATATCATACTCGAACCGCGCTATGAAGGGAAGATCAAAATATTCCCGGTCAGGACTTTGTACGATGTGCTCAAAGAGGCGCTCGTGCCCGGGGCCGAGAAAGATCAGCTTCTTGCCAGGATAGGTTCTATATTCGTCCAGAAATCGGGTGATGCCGACGTCGAGATACCACAGACTCAGCCGGCAAAGATTAAAGGCGGCAGGCCCGTTCCGAGATAAAGCGTGTCTCAGATGATCGGGTTAGTGATTGGCAGGTATCAGCCGTTCCACCTCGGCCATATGCATGTCGTGAGGGAGATACTCGCGCAATGCGATGAGCTTGTTATCGGTATAGGTAGTGCGCAGTATTCACATATACGCGAGAATCCGTTCACTGCCGGGGAACGCTACCGCATGATACACTCAGCCATGAAGGAAGAAGGGCTCCTGGAGAAGATCCACGTGGTGCCAATCATGGATGTGAACAGGTACTCCGTATGGGTCTCTCACGTGCGCTCGCTTGTTCCGCCGTTTAACATCACATTCACCAACAATCCGTTGACTCAGAGGCTGTTCACTGAAGCAGGCTTCGAAGTTCGGCAGACCCGGATATACAACAGGAAAAAGTATTCCGGAACACACATACGGGAACTGATGATCAACAAGGGCAAATGGCAGCCTCTGGTTCCGGAAGGTGTCTTGCGCGTCATCGACGATTTCGGCGGTGCGGAACGTGTCAGAGAACTCTTCAGACTTTCAGAAGGCAACGGTTGAACTTGTTGCCGGCATTGCAGGATTGCTTACTGCAAGGTCGCACACTCTGTCCGTTGCCGAATCACTTACCGGCGGGCATGTGTCTAATGCCATAGTCTCCGTACCCGGTGCATCCTCCTTTTTCAAAGGAGGCGTCGTTGCGTACGCAGACGACGCAAAGGTCAGGCTGCTCGGTGTAAACAGGCAGACAATTGCCTCTCACGGTGCGGTAAGCCGGGAGACTGCGCTGGAAATGGCTCGTGGTGCCGCGAGAATATTCGATTCGACCATGGCCGTCTCAACGACCGGTATTGCGGGCCCGACGGGACAGACCGAAAAGAAGGCAATCGGTCTTGCATTCATCGCAGTTGTTTACAAGGGGACGGAAGTTGTTTCGGAGAAAGCATACCCCGGCAGCAGGGAGATGGTGCGCAATGCCTGCTCGCTGGATGCATTGAAACTCTGCGCAGATGCAGCGGAAAAACAGACATAGGAGTTCGGTTATTGTGACGCAACTGTGTCTGGCGTCAGTGTTGTGCCTGATGAGATCGAAGCTGCCTGCTGTTATGCTGCCCGCAGAACGCGCTTTCTGTTCAGGTATTGCTGCATTGGCCCGAGGTGCACGAGACGATGATGGACAGACCACGTGACAACAGGCGGATTGATTCGGAGCGGTTCGGCAGCGTGGGGTATTGTGTCGAGGGGACAGCTGCGCAGAAGTGTGTACTCATTCACGGCTGGAACGGGCATTCCGGAACCTGGGAAAAAACAATAGATGCGATGAAGAACAAATATACCGTCATAGCACCGAGCCTTCCTCCCTTTTTCGGTGATTTTGCGGATATACCTATTGCAGACTATACCTCAACTGTGGAAAAGATCATGCGTCGCGAAGGCGTTACTCAAACAGTGCTTGCCGGCAACTCCATGGGCGGGTGGATATCCATGAATTGCATCATCCGCAACCCTGGTTTAGCCTCTGCACTAATACTCGAGGACACAGCGGGAGCCGGCTACGGGAATCGTGTTGAGGACTCGTCACCATATGTCGAGGCAATAAGGGAATCGAAGATTCCAACTCTGATCATCTGGGGTGAGCATGACGACGTCATACCCCCATCCACAGGCGAAAGACTGATGGGAGAGCTGCCGGACAGCATTTACCGAGTGATCCCCGGCGCCGGACATGTACCGCACAGGGACAAACCGGAAGCGTTCATTGAACTGGTCACCGTATTCCTCTCAGATGTCAATGGAACTTACCGATAATCGACTATTGCAAATGATGTTACCGATATATTGCCACTTCAGGCGGTTATTCCGGCGTAAGGCCTTCGTCCTCTCCGGCCTGTTTTTGAATCTGTTTGATTTTCTCGTTATATGCCTTTGCGATCTCTGACAGACCGATGACGCCTATGGTCTCTTTCCGTTTTGCATCGAAAACAGCGAGCATCTCTATCTTCCTGCTTATGAGCAAGTTGAATGCCTGATGTGCTGTCCCTTCTGAAGAAATAGATTCGACCTTTACCTTCACCCTGTCTCTCAGTTTCATACCCTCCGGTCGCTCGCCGCCGGCAAGATCCGCGAACGCAATATATCCGGCCGGGGCACCGTCTTCAGTAACTACAATTCCCGCGCTCTTCCTCTCCAGCAGAAGTCGGTACGCATCGTTCAGGCTCATGCTCCCTTCGATGGAAGTAATTGCCGGGTTCATGGCATCCCTCGCGCTTACAAGATCCATTATTGGCTTCTCGAATTCAGCCGCATGTGCAGGCGAATGTGCTTTATCGAGTACCTGCATGCTGTATATCGAATACCTGCTGCCAGATACAAAGTAAGATATTGTCGTCGCAAGCATCAGAGGAAGGAAAAGTGCGTAGCCCCCGGTCATTTCCGTTCCCATTATGATTATGGAAATAGGTGCCTTTGATATCCCGCCAAAGAACGCGATCATTGCCACTATTGCTATTTCTGCCAGGCTCAGGTAAGGAAACAGGGTTGAAAGGTAGTCGTGAAAAATGACTGCTATGATGGCACCCAGGAATGTGCCTATGACTATTCCAGGTGCGAAGACGCCTCCGGAGCCACCGGACCCTATGGTGAACGACGTTGCCAGAATTTTGAGAAACAGGATGACAATCAATATCCACAGCGGCAGAAGTGTGAGATTGTTGAGCAATATGAGCTGAACCCATCCGTAACCCAGTCCAAGCACTTCAGGAAAAGCCATTGCAATCAGGCCAACCAGGAGACCGCCTATTGCAGGCTTCACGTAATTCGGTATCATTCTCAATCTGGCGAACTGTCTCTTGATGCCGTAGAATGACTTAACGTAAAGTATGCCCGTGAGGCCAGCCAGCAGTCCCACGAGTGCATAAAGCGCGAGCGACTGCGGATGATAGAACGCGATTGGTGTCGAAGAAGGCAGGGTGAAAAGTGGGCTGTAGTGGAAGAAATAGCCGAAAATCGCATATCCTGTAACGGAGGCTATTATGGAGGGTATGAGTGCATCGACTTCGAAATCCCTTCTGTACAGCACTTCGGTGCTCAACAGCGCTCCGCCGAACGGTGCCATGAAAATGCTGCCTATGCCGGCACCGATACCGGCCGCAACCGCTATTCTTCTGTCTTTATCGTTCAGCCTGAATATGTCTGACACAAAAGAGCCGAAGCCCGCCGCGATCTGAGCTACCGGCCCCTCCCTTCCAGCGCTGCCTCCCGAGCCGATGGTTATGGCCGATGAGACCAGTTTAACGGCAGGTACCCTCTTTCTGATGACTCCGCCCCTGAAGTGAAATGCCTCGATCGCGGCATCCGTACCGTGCCCTTCAGCTTCGGGCGCGAGCCTGTAGACGAGAATGCCGGACAGGAGACCACCGAGCGTCGTCGAAACCGGAATGAGCCAGTATTTGAAATGCCCGAATGCGTATACGGCCGTTCCCCCCTCACTGATGGGCGATGGAGGAACAAATCCTGTTATGCCCGTAAGGAAAAGCGAGGTGCAGAAGGATATTGCGTAATAGAGCACAAGCGAACCTGTTCCTGCAATTATACCAATCAGGACGCCAATTATTGTCCATTTCTTGACATACCCGGAAACAACATATTTCCGGAATCTGGAATATATTTCTATTGAACCACCAGATTGTGTGTTGTGTTTCTTCAATATTGCATGGTTAAAATATGTTTCTCAACTGGGTCGGATTAAGAGAACAACGTTTTATCCTGCCGGGCATGCGCATCGTGCGACACTCGAGTC
Encoded proteins:
- the ftcD gene encoding glutamate formimidoyltransferase, which encodes MAKLIECVPNFSEGRDAGIVKQICDAVRSIEGIMFLGSELDASHNRSVLTFAGTPSPVAEAAFAAARKASELIDMNRHKGEHPRIGATDVVPLIPLAGTSMEECVALSVEIAKRISDELGIPTYLYERSARRPERKNLSDIRKGEYEGLKEAVLMDAGRKPDFGGPALHPTAGATVVGARPLLVAYNIYLNTPDVSVAKRIAKKIRERDGGLPGVKALGFLIKEKDMAQVSINLTDLSKTGMSEVYARVAEEATLEGVTVAGSEVVGMVPASEFIQIGVQKLKLMEFDSNQVIESRLLDIMTEGGRK
- a CDS encoding P-loop NTPase, whose product is MDEKQIIEALRPVMDPEIGISIVELNMVRGVRIEGTKVSVDIALTVQGCPLQKTIESDVRTVLKNVPGLEEVELKLGVMTKEEQFALSEELRKRRNQKKPEGATEVAPGIFRYGKMGIQHVIAVISGKGGVGKSLTTAVIASELTREGFSVGILDADITGPSMAKIMGVHGRAAATEKMLIPAKTAAGIKLISMNLILEKQTQAVVWRGPLVTRAINQMYSQTDWGDLHFLLLDLPPGTSDAQLTVFQSIPLDGVIVVTTPQSLAHMIVEKALDMARVTKIPVLGLVENMSYLKCPHCGEEVNLYPHDDGSETAMLAKLELLGRLPFDPAATALADKGEIEQYRSDDVRRLVSNVRNKILSISSVSVEPIAWKAEETVAGIRR
- a CDS encoding DEAD/DEAH box helicase, whose amino-acid sequence is MEPEVVTPEEIGIDADIAEILRSDGITALYPTQISTLPHVIQGKNLVAAVPTASGKSLIGYIALLRAFKQGHKGMYIVPLRALATEKHEDLKKYEKIGAKVAVSTGDFDSKGESLQKFDIIVATSEKADSLLRHNSTWIRELSVLVVDEIHLMNDAERGPTLEMVIARLRKLVPNIQVVGLSATIKNSKEIADWLEAVHVTSDWRPVNLKYGTYCDGEIFFTNNERRSLEVDDDHLWALIKDATKTDGQALVFVNTRKSTETTALKYRGMMSKRLKAEGTELGEDTESDDDEEEATEVSNMLSASLKSGIAFHHAGLTGKQRTKVESMFKNGKIKCLVATPTLAAGINLPARTVIIRDIYRYDSQLGNTLIPVMEIKQMLGRAGRPKYDDYGEAIIISRTREQASLILDEYLLGEVESVNSQIGNEKALRNNVLSAVATRLAASEEELRHFFSLSFFAFVNDLEPLLDGVETALNYLEENGMVVKEGGRLRATVFGKRVSDLYIDPKSAVIIKEAINRFGTGKELGFLHSVCSTPDMIPLFCRTSETVTYDEIAEGRKKELLQSIEDAEDTGLYLSQLKTALMLLDWIGEEREETILQRYNIYPGDLRNKADTASWLVSSAAELASLLSSDAKRSIEMLARRLEKGVSERLLDLASLKDIGRTRALALYTHNFRTRRDISAADVGKLSLVPGIGKNIAENIIKQSKKARKPVVEQKEEIPEDWFFRE
- the lonB gene encoding ATP-dependent protease LonB encodes the protein MEDADTWIVSQNFSSTAEISIPTRQSDQVIGQDEAVRVVRKASEQKRHVMLIGEPGTGKSMLASSMVEFLPRGELQDIIAYHNPDDPNEPKIRIIPAGKGKEIVNAQRAEMMQRRQQKASVYWMLVLMIVIASIAVFIYNHDPSILLFGIIAAIFIWFFTRYTGQRQESIMVPKLLVSHSPDDLPPFVDATGAHAGALLGDVKHDPFQSGGLETPAHERLEVGAIHKANKGVLFIDEINLLRMESQQSLLTAMQEGRFSILGQSERSSGAMVKSEPVPCDFILVAAGNLDALQGMHPALRSRVRGYGYEVYMNTTMPDNTLNRQKLVRFVAQEVVKDKKISHFDKFAVAEIIKEAQRRAGRKGRLTLRLRELGGLVRVAGDIAREEGSDTVHREHVLKAKAIARSLEQQVADRYIQRRKEYNSITTAGGLVGTVNGLAALGGESGISELSGIVLPIVAEVTPAHTRSGGRVIATGKLGDIAKEAVDNVSAIIKKYSGEDISNHDIHIQFIGTYEGVEGDSASVSIATAVISAFEGIPVNQSIAMTGSLSVRGFVLPVGGVTAKTEAAAETGLIEVILPEDNLGDIILEPRYEGKIKIFPVRTLYDVLKEALVPGAEKDQLLARIGSIFVQKSGDADVEIPQTQPAKIKGGRPVPR
- a CDS encoding nicotinamide-nucleotide adenylyltransferase, translating into MIGLVIGRYQPFHLGHMHVVREILAQCDELVIGIGSAQYSHIRENPFTAGERYRMIHSAMKEEGLLEKIHVVPIMDVNRYSVWVSHVRSLVPPFNITFTNNPLTQRLFTEAGFEVRQTRIYNRKKYSGTHIRELMINKGKWQPLVPEGVLRVIDDFGGAERVRELFRLSEGNG
- a CDS encoding nicotinamide-nucleotide amidohydrolase family protein; amino-acid sequence: MSENSSDFQKATVELVAGIAGLLTARSHTLSVAESLTGGHVSNAIVSVPGASSFFKGGVVAYADDAKVRLLGVNRQTIASHGAVSRETALEMARGAARIFDSTMAVSTTGIAGPTGQTEKKAIGLAFIAVVYKGTEVVSEKAYPGSREMVRNACSLDALKLCADAAEKQT
- a CDS encoding alpha/beta hydrolase gives rise to the protein MMDRPRDNRRIDSERFGSVGYCVEGTAAQKCVLIHGWNGHSGTWEKTIDAMKNKYTVIAPSLPPFFGDFADIPIADYTSTVEKIMRREGVTQTVLAGNSMGGWISMNCIIRNPGLASALILEDTAGAGYGNRVEDSSPYVEAIRESKIPTLIIWGEHDDVIPPSTGERLMGELPDSIYRVIPGAGHVPHRDKPEAFIELVTVFLSDVNGTYR
- a CDS encoding chloride channel protein is translated as MKKHNTQSGGSIEIYSRFRKYVVSGYVKKWTIIGVLIGIIAGTGSLVLYYAISFCTSLFLTGITGFVPPSPISEGGTAVYAFGHFKYWLIPVSTTLGGLLSGILVYRLAPEAEGHGTDAAIEAFHFRGGVIRKRVPAVKLVSSAITIGSGGSAGREGPVAQIAAGFGSFVSDIFRLNDKDRRIAVAAGIGAGIGSIFMAPFGGALLSTEVLYRRDFEVDALIPSIIASVTGYAIFGYFFHYSPLFTLPSSTPIAFYHPQSLALYALVGLLAGLTGILYVKSFYGIKRQFARLRMIPNYVKPAIGGLLVGLIAMAFPEVLGLGYGWVQLILLNNLTLLPLWILIVILFLKILATSFTIGSGGSGGVFAPGIVIGTFLGAIIAVIFHDYLSTLFPYLSLAEIAIVAMIAFFGGISKAPISIIIMGTEMTGGYALFLPLMLATTISYFVSGSRYSIYSMQVLDKAHSPAHAAEFEKPIMDLVSARDAMNPAITSIEGSMSLNDAYRLLLERKSAGIVVTEDGAPAGYIAFADLAGGERPEGMKLRDRVKVKVESISSEGTAHQAFNLLISRKIEMLAVFDAKRKETIGVIGLSEIAKAYNEKIKQIQKQAGEDEGLTPE